The nucleotide window CGGCCAGGTGCCGATCAGGTCGCGGTACACGTCGGCGACGGCCGCGGCCGTGCGCCGCACGTCGTGCGTGGTCGTTGCGTACCGGCGTGCCTGACGGCCGAGCGACGCGCGCAGCGGCGGGTCGAGGAGCAGCCCGGCGACCGCCCCGGCCAGCGCCTTCGGCCGGTCGGGCGGCACCAGGCAGCGCGGCCCCTGGCCCGGTGGCAGGCTCTCGCGGGCCCCGTCCACGTCGGTGAGCACGACGGGCCGCCCGCAGGCCATGGCCTCCAGCGGCGCCAGCGCCATGCCCTCCCAGCGGGACGGCAGGACCACCAGGTCGGCGGCCTGGTACCAGGGCGCGGCGTCGGTGACGGCCCCGGCGAACAGCACGGACGCGGGGGCCCGGGCCCGCAGCGACCGCGCGTCCGGCCCGTCGCCGACCAGCACCAGCCGCGCGCCGGGCACCCGCCGGGTCACCTCGTGCCACGCCTCCAGGAGGACGTCCTGTCCCTTCTGCCGGCAGAGCCGTCCGACGCAGACCACGAGCGGCGCCGCCGGACCGATCCGCGTGAGCAGCGGGATCCCGGCCCGCACGGTGTCCGCCGGCACCGGGTGGTAGCCCGCCAGGTCGATGCCGTTGGGGATGACGCTCCAGCGTCCCCTGATGCCCGACCGCTGTCCGGTCTGCCGCTCGGCCTCACTGACGCAGATCATCCGCGACGCCCACCGCGCGCCCAGCCGCTCCCAGTTGAGCGCGAGCAGCCCGGTGGCGCCGCCGGCGGCCTCGAACGACCAGGCGTGCGGCTGGAACACGGTCGGCACCCGCCCGCGCACGGCGAGCCGTACCGCGAGACCGGCCTTGGCGCTGTGCGCGTGCACCACGTCGGGACGCACGTCCCGCACGATCCGACGCAGACTCCGTACCTCCCGCGCGAGCCGCGGTCCCGGCGACCGGGTCGCCTGCCAGTCCCGTACACCGGCGCCCAGGTCCCCGGCCGCCGTCGCGAGGCCGCCGGACGCCGGACAGGCGACGGCGACCTCGGCGCCGGCGGCCAGCTGCGCCCGCGCCAGGTCCGTGACCACGCGGGCCACCCCGCCGTCGACGGGCTGGGAGACGTGCAGGATCCGTGGCCGGGAGCCGGGGGTGGACAGGTGCATGCGTGCTTTCCTCGCTCACGGACGGCGCTCGGACGGAGCGCGGGCGGAACTCGGGCGGGACTCGGACGGAAGTCGGGCGAAAGTCGGGCGGACGGGAGCGGCGGGGAAGGGCGACGGAAGGGAAGGGCGACGGCGGGGAGGGCATCAGCGCTTCGCGTCGACGGCGACGAACAGCGCGCCGGCCCAGGCCGCGTCCCGCCGCGACGCCAGCCGGAACTCCAGTCGGTCCCCGCCGAACCGCAGCCCCTCGTCGAGATCGAGGACGTCGGAGTCGTACCCGAGCGTGTTCGGGTACGAGGGCGTCCGCGCGGAGGCCGTCCCGTCGGCTTCGCCGATGGTCGAGTTCAGTACGTCGTCACGGGGGTTGGCGCCGTCGCCGAGGGGCACGGGCAGGCCCCACCCGTCCGACACGGTGAGCGAGTCACCGGTCCGCCCGCGGTCCCCGTCGTAGGCGACGAGCCCCACGCGTCCCGCGGCCCCCGCGGGGAAGTCCAGGTCGTGCATCCGGACCACCTGGTCGTCGCCCGGACCCAGCGGGCCGAAGCCGTCCCACACCGCCAGATGCCGCAGCGGCTCCGACTCCTTCTCGTACGCCACCACCAGGGTCCAGCCGCCCCACGCGCCGGCCGCCGAGTGCCCCATCGCCACATTGACCTGCGCCACGGTGTACGCGCCCGCGCCGCTCGACCTCACCAGCGGGGTGACGTCCGCCGAGGCCTGGTAGGCGTCCGCGTCCCGCGCCACCCGGTGCCCGACGACGGTGTCCGCGAGCACCTCCTTGTACCGGCCGCCGGGCTCCGCGAACAGCACGCGCCCGTTGTCCCGCGGCGGCTTCTGCTCACCGGCCCGTAGGTTGCCGCCCCAGTACAGCCGCGCGTACGCGACCTCGGCGCCGGCCGGCAACGCGACCGTGGCGCGGCTGGAGTTGTAGGTGTTCGGGTCGCTGTCGACGTCGGTGTAGAACATGTCGAAGCCGTCGTTCGGGGCCGCGGCCCCCGCCTGTGCGGCGGGGCAGGACACCGTCGTCGGCGCGAGCGGCCCGCGGCAGGTGACCGACACGTTGGCGGCCCGGACGATCCCGCCGTGCCGCAGCGCGCGGTACCGCTGCGCGAACGGCAGACCCTCCGCCTCGGCGGCGACCCGCGCACCCGCGTCCGCACCCGGCGGGGCGGGCGCGGCCGCCACCGGTCCGCCCGGCACACAGAGCGAAGCGAGGGAAAAAGCACTCACCGTCCCACGGCGCAACAGAAGACCCAGGGAATTGCGCATGACCGGCGTTGCCCTTTCGAGGGAAATTTCGGCGGAAGAGGTTCTGGTCCTGACGAGCGGACGGGACGGGCGCATCGGATGGATGCCGCCATGGCTCCCCTGTCTTTTCCAGGGGTCCGGGGGAGAACGCAACTGTAGCCGCTATCCGTATTTATCGGTGAAACCCGTCAAGTGTGTCGGAACCGTGTGCATCTCCCGGGATAACCCTCTGGCCCGCTTCTGGTAACGGGCCGGAGCGTCACTCTTTTGGAGGCACAACCCGCGCCCGTGCCGCGCGTTGATTCCAGAGCCGGGCACCTCCGCCCGGCTGTTGTTTCAATCCCAAGGAGCACCTCTCCATGTCGCGTATCGCGAAGGGCCTGGTCTTTACCTCCGTGGCCGCCGCCGCCGTGGCCGGCACCGCCGGCATCGCCGCTGCCGACAGTGACGCGAGCGCCGTCGCCGCCAACTCCCCGGGTGTCCTCTCGGGCAACGTGCTGCAGATCCCCGTTCACGTGCCGATCAACCTGTGCGGCAACACGATCGACGTGATCGGCCTGCTGAACCCGGCGTTCGGCAACAAGTGCGTCAACAACTGACGTCATAGCTCCGCCCCCGATCGGCCGTCCTCCCACCGGGAGGGCGGCCGATCCGCGTTGCCCCGAATGGAGGGAGGGGCATCAGGTGCCCCCGGCGGGCCGGGGCAGGGCGCCTCACCAGGGACAACGGTCCCGTCGGCGGACGCGGGCCGCCGCCGGGCGCGGTCGATCGGTTGCAGGCGGCGGTCACCACTTCCACGGTGAGGACCAAGCCCCTGGGCGAGCCTGCGGGCAAGCCCCCAGATCCGACGCACCGTCGAAAGGACCCCTCCATGCGTGCTCTGCCCGTGCGGCGTACCGCGGCCTCCGCCCTCTGCGCCATGCTCCTGCTGGGGATCGCCGGACCCGCCGCCGTGGCCGCCGACCACGACGCGGCGCACGGCGACCGGGCCCGCACGGTCCGGGCACCGGTGCCCGAGGCGGACGCCCTGCTGGCGCAGACCGCGGCCCTCGGGGACGTCGCGGGAGTGCTGAAGCCGGTCACCGAGCTGCTCTCCGCCACGCTCAAGGCCGACAACGGGCAGCTCCCCGCCGCCGACGCCGCCAGGCTCTCCGACGCCGTGAAGCAGGCCATCACCAAGGCCGCCGCGACGGCCCCCAACACTCCGCAGGCGCCGAGCACCCCGCAGAAGCCCGCCGTTCCACAGACGCCGAGCACTCCGCAGACCCCGGCGGTTCCGCAGAAGCCGGACACTCCGCAGAAGCCCGCCGTTCCGCAGACGCCGAGCACCCCGCAGACCCCGGCGGTTCCGCAGACCCCGGCCGTTCCGCAGACTCCGCCGGCCAGGACGCCGACCGAGCCGAAGGCGCCGGCCGTGCCGGACGTGCCGGCCGCCCCGCCGTCGATCCTGCCGGCGCTGCCCGGCGCCCCCGCGCTCCCGCCGGGCGGGAACGCCGGCCGGGCGGCCGCGCCCGACCTCAGGGCCGACGCGCTCAAGGCCCTGCAGACCTCGGTCGACGCGCTGGTCAAGGCCGCCACCGGCGGTGACGCCGCCGCTCAGGGCGCGGCCACGAAGCAGGTCGTGACGGGCCTCGTCAACTTCGTCGCCGCCGCGACGCTGAGCGCCGGCCTGCCTGCCCCGAACCTGGCGGGCCTGCCCGGGGTACCCGCGGACGCCGCGCGGCCTGCCGCCCTCCTGAGCGGTCCTCCTGAGCGGTCCTCCTGAGTGGTCGCCCACTCCCGGGAGCCGGGCCGGTCCGTCGAGACGGACCGGCCCGACGGCTGTCATCCGTCCGTCCTGCCCTGTGCGAACAATCCTTCAGGGTTCTCATATGAGAGGTCCCATTTCCTGACGGGACCCCCTGCGCAATCGGGTGGGTCGCGGGAATCTGCGGAGTACGGGGTTTCCGGCCCGGCCGGGGGTCGTTGAGTACACCGAGATTCCCTCTGGTGACGCGAGTCGCCGACGAAAGGAACACGATGAAGTCCCTGAAGGCCGCCGCTGTCGTTGCCGGGTCCCTGGCCGTCGCCGGAGTCGCCGCGCCCGCCCTCGCCGCCGACATGGCGCCCCCCACCAGCATCAACGGCGGCGTCGACTCGGCCATCACCCAGCTCACCACCCAGCCGTTGGACCTCATGCCCCTGCAGTCGCAGTCGAGGGCGCTCGACACGGAGAACAAGGACTCCGTGCTCAGCACCGTCAACGCCCTGACGGACACGCTGAACTCCGCGAGCGGCCCCACGGGCCTCCTGGGCGGACTTCCCCTCCAGTAGTGCCACCGGGGGCCGGTCGCGCACCGCGCGCCGATCCCTCGGACCGATCCCTCGCGCCGGTTCCCCGGGCCGGTTCGGTCCCGTCCCCCGTTCGTGTGGAGACCCGCACGCAGATCCCCCGGGCGGGTGAGGAGCGGACGGACGTGTTCCGGTACGTCGGTACGGTTCCGCGATGACCTCAGCAACCAGCGAAACGCGCCCTTTCCCCGCCGCGGACCTCGGCACGCTCGTCGTCATGGCATGGAGCGGCGAACAGCCCGACGGCAACATGCCGTACCTCCTCGCCTACCCCCTCGGCGACGGCGAGAACGGTCCCGAGGGCTCCGCGGCCGCCGTCGAGCGACTGCTGGAGGCCAACGGCCTGCCCCTCGGCGACCCGGTCGTCGACGCCACCCGGCAGCCCGACTTCCCGGTCCGCCTCCTCGTCGAGGCGGACCAGGCCGTCGTCGGCATGACCCGGCTCAACGCGCGATGCCCCGTACCGCCGGAGTGGCTCGCCGCAGTCGGCGAACGCGGTCACGCCTACTTCCTGTTCACCACCCGCCCGTGGCCCGAGGCAGAGCCGGGCAAGCCCGTCGAGCCCGAGGCGCTGGCCGCTTTCGTCGGCGACGAGGAAACCCTGACCAGGGCGGCGCACGCCCTGGTCCCGGCCCGTGACCCGCGCTGAATCACCGCGCGCCGAATCACCGCGTACTGAATCACCGCGTGCCGAATCACCGCGTGCCGAATCACCACACGGCGAATCACCGCGTACTGAATTGCCGCGCGCCGAATCGCCAGACAGCGAGGGACGGATGGGATTTTCGGATGAGCTGACTATTGCATCGAACGAGGGAATTTTGACCTGATCCTGTTCGCGGGGTCGTTACCCGTTCCGGACGCACTCCGCGCATTCGAATCCCGAAAGGCCCGTGCCTGATGAAGTCGACCACCCGAGGAACTCTCGCCGCAGTCATCACCTGTGTGGCGGCCGCCGTCGCGACGCCCGCCGTCGCCGCCGACGCGGTTCCGGTCGTCGTGCCCCTCGGAGGTGCGGAGCACGCCCTGGACATGGAGATGCCCAGGGTCGGCGGCACCGTGCCGCTGCTCAGGCCGGGCAGCCCCGACGGGCCCCGGTACATCGAGGGCCGACTGCTGCCGGAGCGGGCCCTTCCGCAGCTGCCCGTCACCACGGGCCTGCCCGAGCTGGACGCGCGTGCGCCTCTGCCGCGCGTCCTCGGCGACACCTTCGACCACCTCAGTGCCACCACGCCCGACACCACCGTGCGCGCCCTGACGCCCGGCGCCTCGCTGGACGCCCCGTTGACCGCGCCGCGCCCCGAGATGCTCGGACTCCCGGCCGCCAAGCTGCCCGAGGTCGGCCTGCTCGCCCCGGTCCTGCAGGCGGCGCCCGGCGCGGACCTGGACGTCGCGCCGGGACTGTAGGGACACGGAGTCCGTCGAGGACGTACGGGCCGACGTACGGGCCGGGGAAGCCGGGGTTCGGGAAGCCGGAGGTGGGGCAGTGCGGATGAGGCCGGGGAACGATGCGCGGCGTGACGTCCTGAGAGGGGTGCTCGCGGCGGCCGTGACCGTCGCCCTGGCGCCGTTCGTCGTCGCGTCGAGACGGTCGCGCGCCGAGCCGTACGCCCCCGGTGGGGAATCCGGCGACCCGGACCGCCTCGAATCGGACCGTTTCGAGGCGGAGTTCGCGGCCGGGTTCGACGAGGCGTACCGGGGGCGCCGGATCCGTGGGTACCGGGAGCCGGCCGGTGACGTGCGTCCGGCCGGGGCCGCGCGCACGCCGATCGCCGGGTCCTGGCAGGTCACGGTGGACGGCCGGCCGCTGCACCTCATGCGGCGGGCCGACGGCGGCTATCTGACGATGATCGACCACTACCGGTCGTACCCGACCCCGCTGGCCGCCGCCCGCGCGGCCGTGGACGAACTGGGCGGGACCCTGCGGCTGCGCGCGCCCGCCACGGAGGCGGGGGCGGAACCGGGTCACGGGGCGGGGCACGGGGCAGGCCACGAGACGGGGCACGGAACGGAGAAGGAGGAGGGGGAGGAGCACGGGCATGGTGTACACGCGTAAGAACGTGAGCGCGCTGACGCGTACGGAGAGGCGCAGGCTCGTCGAGGCGTTCCTGGAGATCAAACGCACCGGTGAGTACGACGAGTTCGTCCGCGTGCACATCGACCACTACGTGTCGGACGGCGAGAAGGGGCTGCGTACGGCTCACATGACGCCCTCCTTCCTCCCCTGGCACCGGCGGTTCCTGCTGGACCTGGAGCGGGCCCTGCGCCGGGTGGACCCCACGGTGTCCGTGCCCTACTGGGACTGGACGAGGGACCGCACACCCGCCGCCCCGCTCTGGGGCGAGGACCTGCTCGGCGGCAACGGACGGCGGTCCGACCACCAGGTCACGACCGGGCCCTTCGCCCGCCGGCACCGGAAGTGGGTCGTCAAGGAGTCGATGACCGACGGCGACTACCTCACCCGCGACCTCGGCAGGCCCCGCGATCCGCTCGCCCTGCCCACGGCGGACGACGTCGCCGGGGCCCTGGACGACCCGGTGTACGACACACAGCCCTGGAACTCCACCTCCGGCCGCGGTTTCCGCAACAAGCTGGAGGGGTGGGGACACGGGCGCGGCAACGACGCCTGGCGCAACCACAACCGCGTCCACCGCTGGGTCGGCGGACACATGCTGGGCGGGGCGTCCGTCAACGACCCCGTCTTCTGGCTGCACCACTCCTTCGTGGACCTGCTCTGGACACGCTGGCAGAAGCGGCACCGGGGCGCCCGGTACCTGCCCGCCTCGCCGCCGGGCCTCGGTGACCTGCAGCACGGGCGGGTCGTGGCGCGGCACGAGGCGATGCCGCCGTGGGACGTGACACCGGACGAACTGGAGGACCACAGCCGGATCTACCGGTACGTGTGACACCCGGTACGTGTGACACCCGGTACGCGGGACAGGGGGAAGCCCCCGGCGGTGGGTACCGCAGGGGGCTCCACGTCTGTGCGGTGGCTCAGTGACCGTAGCCCTCGTCGTGGTGGCTGAGGTTCGCGCACCCGTTGCCGAACGCCGGGTTCAGCAGGCCGATGACGTTCACGGTGTTGCCGCAGAGGTTGATCGGCACGTGGACCGGAACCTGGATGGCGTTGCCCGACGCCACGCCGGGCGAGCCGGCGGCCGTGCTCGCGGCGTCCGCGTCCGCCATGGCCAGACCGGTACCACTGAGCACAACGGCGCTCGTGCCGAGAGCGACACCGGCTGCCTTCGCGATGCGAGACATCACGTTTCTCCTTCGAATCGGTGAGCGCGGCAGCATGAACGCGACCGCACTGTCCCTTCAACGCGAGGAGGCACGGACGGTAACGGCACGCACCGTGACATCATCCACGCGGCCCGGGTCACGGGCGCGTGCAGCGGCCCGTCGGGGTGGCGGCGGGCGGCCGGCACTGGAGGCCGCGGTCGTCGGCGTCCGTGCTCAGGTACCGGCCGACGCAGGTGGTCGGCGTGGTCCTGCCGCGTGCGTCGCAGAAGGCCAGGGCGGCGCGGCCGTCGGCGAAGGGGCCGGGAGCGTAGAAGACCCAGAAGCCCGGGCGGAGGGACGCGTAGTCGTCGCTGCGGACGTAGACGGCCTCGGGGACGGACTGACGGACGGTGGCGAGCCGCCGGTCCCGGGCGGCGGTGCCGGTGCCGACCGGTTCGGAGTGGAGTTGGGCGATCCATCCGTCGCCGGCTCCCTCGCCGTCCCCGGTGTCCTCGGAGGCGGTCGGCTGAGCCACCGTCTTCTTCGAGGGGGCCGGGGACGACGGGGTGGGGGCCGGCGTCCGCCGCGCGGACGGTGCGGACGAGCCGGCCGTCGTCGAGCGGTCGGCGCCCTCGGCCCCGCGGGCCTCGCCGCCGTTCCGGTTGCCCAGGGTGAGCGCCAGGGTGGTGGCCGCCGTCGCGAGGGCGACCACGACGGCGGTCACCACGAGCGCCGCGCGGCCTCTTCGGCGCCCGGGCCCGCGCGAAGGACCGGCGGAGGCGGGCGGGACCCGCATGGCGTCCGCCGGGGCGCGCCGGACGTCCGCCGGGACCCGCAGGACGTCCGTCGGCGCCGTCGGGGAGGTGGGCGGCGCCGGGGAGGCGGGCGGCAGCGGGGCGGTCGAGGCGGGCAGCGCCCGGTCCGGGTCCGGTGCCGTACCCGACTCGGCCTGCGCCAGCATCGCGTCCAGCCGTGCCGCGTCGGGCCGGGCCGCCGGATCGCGTACGAGCAGCGCCTGCAGTACGGGGGCGAGCGGGCCCGAGCGCACCGGCGGGGGCACGGCCTCGTCCTCGTCGAGGACGGCGGCCAGGGTGGCCAGGGTCGTCCCGCGGCGCAGCGGGCTGACGCCCTCCACGCAGACGTACAGGACCAGCCCCAGGGACCAGAGGTCGGACGCCGGGTCGTTGTCGTTGCCCCGGATCCGTTCGGGGGCGATGTACTCCGGGGAGCCGATGAGTTCGCCGGTCGCCGTCAGCGCGGTGGAGCCCTGCAGCGCGGCGATCCCGAAGTCGGTGAGCACGGCGGAGCCGTCGGGGCGCAGAAGGATGTTGGCGGGCTTGACGTCCCGGTGCTGGACCCCCGCCGCGTCGGCGGCGCGCAGGGCGCTGAGCACCTGCCGGCCCAGCCGGGCGGCCTCCGCGGGGCGCAGCGGGCCGTCGGCGAGGCGTTCCTGGAGCGAGACCCCGGGCACCAGTTCCATCACGAGCCAGGGGTGAGGGTCGTCGTCCACGATGTGATGGATCATCACCACGTTCGGATGACTGACCCGGGCCAGCGCCCGCGCCTCCCGCAACACCCGCTCGCGGACGGCCTCGTCGGCCGCCGCGTCCTGCCGTACGGCCTTGAGGGCGACCTCCCGGTGCAGCACGCCGTCACGCGCCCGCCATACCGTTCCCATACCCCCGCTGCCGAGCCGCTCGAGCAACTCGAACCGCCCGTCGACCATGTCCCCCGGTGCGTTCATGACGAACAGATTAGTGGGACGGGTGTGCGCCGGGCCGTCGGCCGTGTACGCCCGAGGTGCCGGTCCGGGCCGTGCGGTACGAGGTGTACGGCACGCGGTGTGTACGGCACGCGGTGCGCAGCGAGAGGCCCTCCCGGTGGGAGGGCGGGGAGTGAGCGCCCCCGGCAGGACTCGAACCTGCGGCCAAGCGCTTAGAAGGCGCCTGGCGGAGACATGGATACTGTTCCTGTGACCTGCCCATATGTATTTACCTGACCGGCCGTCAGTGAATCTTTCGGTGTTTTCGGGAAGGCCCCGTAGGCTGCGACCGCTGACGGGTGTCCTTTGACAAGCGATCTTGACCGATTGACGGGTGAGTTCGGCCGCTGGGCTCAAGGAGACAGTTCGTCTGCGGGGTCGGTGTCAGCGGTCCCTGCGAGCATACGGATCATGAAACGATCCGACGATCTCCTGGCAGGGCTGGACGACATCGACTGGGCAGCTCTGGGGCACGCCTACGGCAGCGCCGAGGACGTGCCCGGCCAGCTCCGGACGGTGTGCGGGCCGGACCAGGAGGCCCGGGAGAACGCCTTCCGTAGCCTGTTCAGCAACATCTTTCACCAGGGCACCCGGTACTTGGCCTCTCCGTACGCCGTACCGTTCCTCGCCCGAATCGCTGTCGCAGGCCCGGCCGGCGCCCGGGCCGACGCACTGCTGCTGCTGACCCGTTTGGCCGTTGACTGGCACGACGAGTACGACCTCCCGCTCGGCATCGACACCGCCGCGTGGCGGGCCGCAGTCATCAGCCCCGAAGAAAATCTGCGCTGGTACGACGAGCAGATCACCGCCGAGACCGACGAGGAGCAGCTGAAGAACTTGCGCGAGGGACGGGCGTACTGTGCGGCCGGGCACCCCGTCGACGCCCGCGAGGGCGCACTGCGCTCCTATGACGCGGTCCGCGCCCAGTTTCCTGTCCTGCTCGAACTGCTCGGCGACCGGGACCTGGAGATCCGCACCAAGACCGCGTACCTCCTCGGCTGGTTCCCCGAGGAGGCCGACGCCACCCTGCTCCCGTTGCTGGCCTGCCTCGACGGCGAGCGGGACCCGGTCTGCGTCGCCACGGTCCTCGTCGCGGTCGGGCTGCTCGCCGACCACGACCCGGACGGCCGGGTCCGGCACCACCTCGACCACAAGCACCCCTTGCCGCGCTGGGCCGCATGCTGGTCGCGCACCCGGCCGCCGCGCCCGGCCTGCCGCTGGCGGAGCGCATCGCCGCCGAACTGGCGGCCTTCGGCGCCGGGCCGGCCCCCGAGTCCGCCACCGCCCACCACGCCGGCGACCTGCACAGCTACACCGTCCGAAGCCTGCTGCATCTGATGGACGCCGCTGAGGACCCGGACGGGGTCCTCCTGGAAATCGTCCGCGCCCTGCCCCATCTCAAGAAGACCGGGGTCGTGCCCCACCCGCTGGCAGTCCGCGCCGAGAACCTGCTAGAAGCCCTGTTTGAACCCACGGACACCCCAACGCTGTTCACCGAGCTCTCCCCTGGACGCCAGAAGCTGCTGAAGGTCCTGGCCGAGCTGCTGACCGCCGAGGACTTCCAGCCCGTGCCGTTCGGCTCAGACCTCCACAAGCAGTTCACCCAGTACGGCCTCCCCGGCACCCGACCCGCCCTACGCGCCTACGTCGGCCTGTCCACCGAAGGCGAGGACCCCAGCGCCCCCCTCCCCGACCTCTGGGAACCATTCCGCAACGACTGATCCCACCGCCCCTCACCGAGCGCTGGCTGCTGGCCGCTATCGGGTGACAGGAACCCGGCACCGATCAAATTCAACCGGCAAACGGCCAAGATCATCTGTCAGAAGACAACGTGATTCCGATGACGCGCCATGTGGAGTGCGTGGCGATCTTGGAGCCGGTGGCGAAGGGGGGCTGAGCTGGGGTTTTGCCCGTGCGCGTTATGGGCGGTGTGGGCGTTACGGGCGATATCTTGACGCTGAAATGACGCTCGCGACGCTCATTTGACGCTCGTTCTGATGGGTCGTCAGGTATGTTGCGTCACTGGTCAGACGACCCGATGCGTAAGCCGGTCAAGCGTGATCGCCGAGAATTTCGTGGTGCCAAGCGGTCAGGCTCAGTCACCGGTGCGGACCGCCCAGCAGGTTCTTCGCTTTCTGTTGGTACAGGGCTCGCGCGTCGCTGGCCAGTAGAAATGAGGCTAGTTGGAATGTGTGACCGGCCGCTGGCCCGCGTCCGGTCCGGATCTTGGTTTCGGAAGCTTTGGTCCAGAGCGTGCTCTGGCAGTCAGCGGAATCAGTCTGCTGACGCACGCTGTCGGCCTGGTTGATATCTCGTAGAGAGGAGCAGCGGACTCATGATCCGCCGACCGTGGCTTCGAGTCCCACCCGCCCTATTTGTGCAGATATCTGACCTGAAGAAACGTTTATTTTTGGGTGGCGGATCGTCAGCCTTGTCAGAACGGCCTAAATCCGCTGCTCGTGGGTTTAGAGTTCGGTGGCGCTCGGGGGAGTTCGAACCCCTCTGACCTGCGGCTGAGTAGGTGGTCGAGATTGCCGCTCGCGGTCCGGGCGACTGCTCTGAGGGGCGATGCCAGGACCCAGGGACCGTGCAGGGGTCGGGACGGCGCGGCCGGGGTCAGGCCGAGTGTGTTTCCGGGCCGATTCGTTGTCCCGTTTGTCGGTTCCGTGGCATGGGCCGCCGTCCACCGCTCGGAGCCTCGAGTGCCGGCCAGGCACTCGAGGCTCCGCGGATGCCGGTGCGTCTGACACACAGGACCCAGGCCAGGGAACGGCCCGAAGAGGAAACGGCGCCATGGACGGCGCACCGCGTTCATCAGGGCTGAGCCATTTGCGGTCAGCACAGGATCTGGATTGCATTTAGCGTGCTCATGCCGGTGACGAGGGTGCCGAGCAGGAGCCGGAGTGCGGTGTCGGGCAGGTGGGGTTGGAGACTGGCGCCGAGGTAGCCGCTGACCTTGCCTCCGGCACCGCAGCAGAAGCCCAGTAGCCTGGGGGCGACGTCGCCTGCTGCGGCCAGGGGGAGCGCGTAGGTGTTCGCAGCCGATGACGGATGTCACGAACGTGGAGGGCAGTGCGACGGGTGCTCCGCGGCCGACGGGGATCGGGCCCAGCAGGGAGCAGCCCCCGATTCCGTAGATGCCTAGAAACCGCCACATGCGGACGCGTACGCAGGTCGCTTATAGCTCTTACTCAGAGCGAGTCCGAGGTCTTTTAGTGCGGAGCATCCCATCGAGTGCGATCACAGTCTGTGACATCAGCTGGGAGTTGCTCGTTCTCACTCCCCGCTCTGTTCTCTTGATGTACGAATCTTGTATGGCGAGTGCGAGTGGACTGACGGAGCAGCAGACGTGCCGGGCCTTTGTGATGCCGGCACTGTCGGGAGCGGGCTGGAGCAAGGAACAGATCAGGGAGCAGTACCCGATCAACGACGGCAAGATCGTGGTCTCGCCTCGACGACACCGCCGGGAGCGGGCCTTGATCGCGGACTACGTCCTGCAGTATCGGGACGACGTACCGATAGCGGTGGTCGAAGCCAAGCGAACCAGCGTTGACGTCGCGGCAGGCATCGAGCAGGCCAAGAGATACGCGCGCAGGCTCGGGCTGCCGGTGGCTTACGCCACGAATGGGACCGAGATCTGGGAGATCGAGATCGGTGGCAATCGGCACCAGGTCCAGGCGTTCCCGTCTCCGGAGCGGCTGTGGGAGCGGTACTGCGGCGAGAAGCAGATCGCCACGCACCTGGAGCGTGAACTCGTCCTTGCCCCGTTCGATCACCGGCTGCGGAACAATGACCTCACGCCGAAGCGGCCCCGTTACTACCAGCGCCGAGCGGTCAACGAGGCACTGCTTGCGATAGCCCGGGGGCAGAAACGGATCCTGCTGACGCTGGCCACGGGCACAGGCAAGACCATGGTGGCGTTCCAGCTCGTCTCCAAGCTGCGCCGTAGTGGGTGGGCCGGAGGTGAGATGCCCCGAGTCCTCTATCTTGCGGATCGCAACATCCTCGTCAACCAGCCGAAGGACGACTACTTCGAACAGGTATTCGGTGATGTTGTGCACAAGATCGGTGGGCAGGCTCAACGTGCTCGGCAGATCTTCTTTGCTCTGTATCAGGCGCTCGACAGTGCCAGGGGTGACGAGACGGCGCTCTTCAGCCAATACCCGCCTGACTACTTCCACCTGATCATCGTGGATGAGTGCCATCGTGGCAGCTCAGCCGAGGAGG belongs to Streptomyces sp. V3I8 and includes:
- a CDS encoding serine/threonine-protein kinase, producing the protein MNAPGDMVDGRFELLERLGSGGMGTVWRARDGVLHREVALKAVRQDAAADEAVRERVLREARALARVSHPNVVMIHHIVDDDPHPWLVMELVPGVSLQERLADGPLRPAEAARLGRQVLSALRAADAAGVQHRDVKPANILLRPDGSAVLTDFGIAALQGSTALTATGELIGSPEYIAPERIRGNDNDPASDLWSLGLVLYVCVEGVSPLRRGTTLATLAAVLDEDEAVPPPVRSGPLAPVLQALLVRDPAARPDAARLDAMLAQAESGTAPDPDRALPASTAPLPPASPAPPTSPTAPTDVLRVPADVRRAPADAMRVPPASAGPSRGPGRRRGRAALVVTAVVVALATAATTLALTLGNRNGGEARGAEGADRSTTAGSSAPSARRTPAPTPSSPAPSKKTVAQPTASEDTGDGEGAGDGWIAQLHSEPVGTGTAARDRRLATVRQSVPEAVYVRSDDYASLRPGFWVFYAPGPFADGRAALAFCDARGRTTPTTCVGRYLSTDADDRGLQCRPPAATPTGRCTRP